CAAACGACTTTTAACCTCTTTCTTACGACTTTTAACCTCTTTCATATGACTTTTGACCTCTTTCATACGACTTTTAACCTCTTTCCTACGACTTTTAACCTCTTTCATACGACTTTTAACCTCTTTCATACGACTTTTAACCTCTTTCATACGACTTTTAACCTCTTTCCTACGACTTTTAACCTCTTTCCTACGACTTTTAACTTCTTTCCTACGACTTTTAACCACTTTCATACGACTTTTAACCTCTTTCATACGACTTTTAACCTCTTTCAAACGACTTTTAACCTCTTTCTTACGACTTTTAACCTCTTTCATATGACTTTTGACCTCTTTCATACGACTTTTAACCTCTTTCCTACGACTTTTAACCTCTTTCAAACGACTTTTAACCTCTTTCATACGACTTTTAACCTCTTTCATACGACTTTTAACCTCTTTCATACGACTTTTAACCTCTTTCATACGACTTTTAACCTCTTTAATACGACTTTTAACCTCTTTAATACGACTTTTAACCTCTTTCATACGACTTTTAACCTCTATCCTACGACTTTTAACCTCTTTCATACGACTTTTAACCTCTTTCATACGACTTTTAACCTCTTTCATACGACTTTTAACCTcttttgtatgacattttatctgGTGTATAAGACAACGCAGTAAAAGATACCTACAATGTCTTACATCAcgtaaacaaattaaaaagtCGTGATTTGAGGACTTATGTTATTCTCTGTAGAATCAATGAATTATCATGATTTGAGTACCTATGTCCTCCTCTGGAGActtcagaaaaaatattaatttcaaaagcTTAGTTCTGGTAAAACATTGCACGTTTACAATCCAAGGTCATAATACATCGTCCAGGATATTGAAAATTGTATTGCATATGTGCACTATGAGATAAATAATCATAGACAAATCATTGTATTCTTAACTATGATGCATACAGGAATTTAACCCAATAAGTGTATCAAAAGATAGTATTGGAACAACCcatttatttgaaattgatCTTATTATCTAGGACGGAAAATTTCAAAGACCCGTGTTCActgggtaaatatgttacctaatgagtttattgttatataacatacccTATTGGCAGATGAGTCGTTAATTTTATTCTGGTAAGAACCCTacaattgtaaaaatattaataaaattccgaccaaaaacaaataacatttttatttcaattaagatATATAATGTTGTGTTTTTTCCCGGTCTTACTGATTGGTCCACATCTACAATTTTGTCATAATGCATACACTGCATTTGGGGgcttgtacaatgtacatgtatcacaaaCAATTCATAAATAGATTGCTTTTTGTAAACGACGTCTAGATGGATATATTCCTTAGTGTTCAAGCATTATATGAAATCATAATGCATCAGCATTGGTAGCCATCTTTGAAGGTACTTGTGTCGGCTTGAAGTCGCATTGCTTCCGGTTTTGCGTCAAAACTGTACGAAAACGATGAAGCCCtgaaatatataatagataACACAGATGGTGTTTCCAGCCTGATCCAGAGTAAAATTAATCATCGAGAACGACATACTAgtaaatgtacagtaaatatagcACACTCATAGACATTGTCAATTTGTAACATCGCGTAAACATTGCTATTTCACACGTTTTAGATTTTTTGTATTGATCACACATGTAGCATTGTTGGTTATAGACATGTGAAACATTGTTAATTTCTcacatgtgtaaatattgttattttttgttcgGTGTAAGCGTTGTTAATTTCTCACATGTCAGTATTGTTAATTTTTACAGGTGTAAACATCGTTAATTTATGATGCATGTATGCATTTATCGTTGATTTAAGACACATgcaaacatcaattatttttcacacatataaacatcattaacatgaaaatattgttgaaaATGTTGATAACAGTTTGGGAGGAATAAATTTAAGTCTGAACTTAGTAGAAGCAGCTGGTGGTTACCTCACTGAACACCATACGGGCGACCCACCGTATATCATCAAGGGCAATTATGGTGAAGTATCTCGCCCAAagtaaccctaaccctaaccctaaccctaacactaACCCACAAAAGACAAATCGCAACGGGAATTGAACGTCGAACTACGCACCTTGGaacttcacctgaggttacataaAGACCGATGCTCTACAGACTCAGATATTGCTGACACTAAGAGATTGAATATTACCTTCTTTGATATCATGTTCTGGCAAAGTGAAAGTAAGTCGAAACCAGCCGGGGATCTGACTGTACATCTCCATGCCGGGTATAATGTAGAGACCGGCTTCCATTAATCTGTTGAACAGTTTGGTTTCTTCTTCCCTCGACTGTTCCTTTAAAAACTGGAAATAATCcgaattattgttttattttttggtcAATTTTCACTCGATATTCTGTATTGAATATAGCACTATTGTGGCCGAGGTAAGGTCCTATCTAACAGTCCTCAACCATCAACAACGACAAGTATTATTAACGGGATCTATGCGTTAACTATATCTTGTCATTTCTATTGTATCTTATTGGTTATATTTACAAGGTGTTCTTATTTCGGAGGAGGCTTGTTAATATTTCAGTCTTAATGTCTTTGAGTATGCT
This genomic stretch from Pecten maximus chromosome 13, xPecMax1.1, whole genome shotgun sequence harbors:
- the LOC117340690 gene encoding uncharacterized protein PF11_0207-like; translated protein: MKEVKSRMKEVKSRMKEVKSRRIEVKSRMKEVKSRIKEVKSRIKEVKSRMKEVKSRMKEVKSRMKEVKSRMKEVKSRLKEVKSRRKEVKSRMKEVKSHMKEVKSRKKEVKSRLKEVKSRMKEVKSRMKVVKSRRKEVKSRRKEVKSRRKEVKSRMKEVKSRMKEVKSRMKEVKSRRKEVKSRMKEVKSHMKEVKSRKKEVKSRLKEVKSRMKEVKSRRKEVKSRMKEVKSHMKEVKSRKKEVKSRLKEVKSRLKEVKSRMKEVKSRRKEDKSRRKEVKSRRKEVKSRRKEVKSRIEEVKSRMKEVKSRMKEVKSRMKEVKSRKKEVKSRMKEVESRRKEVKSRRKEVKSRMKEVKSRMKEVKSSMKEVKSRMKEVKSRRKEVKSRMKEVKVV